One genomic window of Candidatus Pseudobacter hemicellulosilyticus includes the following:
- a CDS encoding DUF4832 domain-containing protein, producing MYKSFLLLLLAFVSINSNCSRSNDSGKQEPVDSSFTYEQSAALFPNPERGFIRTIQVKSGGAGLDVSLLNTLRSSNTSMILRVYYFDGFKDKALDAATLQLIQDDFNKIRAAGLKMILRFAYTDDMAVTDAPLNIIEQHIDQLKPLFGTNQDVIAFVQAGFIGAWGEWHSSGSGLANTEGRTAVLNKLLAALPSSIMVQVRTPLYKQQILNTASALTETEAYGNTTKARVGHHNDCFLSNSTDYGTYTNVTLEKQYISNEALYVPTGGETCPPTDGFNPGCATSTSEMKLLKWTYLNLDWYPATINAWKNSGCFDEFQRSLGYRLALWNSTLPAEASAAGSLKLTFSIINKGFAPLYHKKNTLLVLKDKVSGQYYDKPLSIDLRTVKPSATLEIAETVSLSGIPAGNYELYLKIADQSASLSNKSQYSVRLANTDTWTEDHGGLNSFKHTLTVK from the coding sequence ATGTATAAAAGTTTTTTGCTGTTGTTGCTGGCGTTTGTCTCTATAAACAGCAACTGTTCCAGGAGCAATGATTCCGGAAAACAGGAACCTGTTGATAGTAGTTTTACCTATGAGCAATCGGCAGCTTTGTTTCCCAACCCGGAGCGCGGATTTATCAGGACCATCCAGGTGAAATCAGGAGGAGCAGGCCTTGACGTATCCTTGCTGAATACCCTGCGGAGCAGCAATACGTCCATGATCCTGCGGGTGTATTACTTTGACGGATTCAAAGACAAAGCCCTTGATGCGGCCACTTTGCAGCTGATACAGGATGATTTCAACAAAATACGTGCGGCGGGACTGAAAATGATCCTTCGTTTTGCCTATACAGATGATATGGCTGTGACGGATGCACCGCTAAACATTATTGAGCAGCATATAGACCAGTTAAAACCATTATTTGGGACGAACCAGGATGTGATCGCTTTTGTGCAGGCTGGCTTTATTGGCGCCTGGGGCGAATGGCATAGCTCTGGCAGCGGACTGGCCAATACAGAAGGGCGGACGGCCGTGCTGAACAAACTGCTTGCCGCATTGCCTTCATCCATTATGGTGCAGGTAAGAACGCCCCTGTATAAACAGCAGATCCTGAATACTGCATCGGCCCTGACCGAAACAGAAGCTTACGGTAATACCACTAAAGCAAGGGTGGGGCATCACAATGACTGCTTTTTGTCCAATTCAACAGATTACGGCACTTATACCAATGTGACGCTGGAGAAGCAATATATCAGCAATGAGGCATTGTATGTACCTACCGGCGGTGAAACCTGTCCGCCAACAGACGGGTTCAACCCCGGTTGTGCTACCAGTACCAGTGAAATGAAACTGTTGAAATGGACCTACCTGAACCTGGACTGGTACCCGGCTACTATCAACGCCTGGAAGAACTCCGGTTGTTTTGATGAGTTCCAGCGCAGCCTGGGCTATCGCCTGGCGCTCTGGAATAGTACACTGCCTGCTGAAGCGTCGGCTGCCGGTTCCCTGAAGCTGACCTTTTCCATCATCAATAAGGGATTTGCGCCTTTATACCATAAGAAAAATACCCTGCTGGTATTGAAGGATAAGGTCTCCGGTCAGTATTACGATAAACCCCTTAGCATTGACCTGCGTACCGTTAAGCCCTCGGCCACGCTGGAAATAGCAGAGACCGTCTCCCTGTCGGGCATACCGGCAGGCAACTATGAGCTGTACCTGAAAATTGCGGACCAGTCGGCTTCCCTGAGCAACAAGTCGCAGTATTCAGTAAGGCTGGCCAATACCGATACCTGGACAGAAGATCATGGTGGATTGAATAGTTTCAAGCATACGCTCACCGTTAAATAA
- a CDS encoding T9SS type A sorting domain-containing protein — MKQVYPLQLKTAFLIVVIMAALQNLSAQCPAGSISNTAGNYNNGQVVCISSSFNQEITLNSGAKMVIVSGGNFTGNINAKSGSTIEVNTGGTFNPNNANSFAAVVTVEKNATVNMNGNFGLSSGFALTNNGTFTWGRSWNQNNYTSITNGACGTMIFTQNTNLTQSAVFNNNGYMLVQGEFNTHQGTSYTNRGRLTVTGNFNVAGYFSNQYQAVFLGGQSNFNNSNDSTINLHTMYFAGKVAGQTRFRNEGLVWIKSDFNWNSNATFLINRPAAQLRVGGKLENNGIMRGTGSLWVNDINNNGTLIGVSTNERLTVNRLPNNGTKTNITHQSDLIAKDTSGYSGGLANPDVCTSSLPMIVSTLQAVYKNNAVQLDWYTVSEINSKQFVIEYSTDGVSFKAGGTVAANGNSNSRINYSYRFTNITGSTMYFRLLLVDLDGSTDYSSIAIVKINGGGQKLVAEAYPNPFTEKVDIQLSLSRKSDIEVKLFDMNGRIVKNQVFSGQSGSNRISLNSLSALRSGIYVLSVVAGEEKWMQKLVK, encoded by the coding sequence ATGAAACAAGTTTACCCTCTGCAACTCAAAACCGCCTTTCTGATCGTAGTGATCATGGCCGCTCTTCAAAATCTCTCTGCCCAATGCCCTGCCGGCAGCATCAGCAACACCGCCGGTAATTATAACAATGGTCAGGTAGTATGTATCTCTTCCAGCTTCAACCAGGAAATCACCCTCAACAGCGGCGCCAAAATGGTGATCGTGAGCGGTGGTAATTTCACCGGCAATATCAACGCCAAAAGCGGTTCTACTATCGAAGTAAATACCGGTGGTACTTTCAACCCCAACAATGCCAACAGCTTTGCCGCTGTAGTGACCGTAGAGAAAAACGCTACTGTGAACATGAATGGTAACTTTGGCCTGTCTTCCGGCTTTGCCCTTACCAACAACGGTACTTTTACCTGGGGCCGTTCCTGGAACCAGAACAACTACACTTCTATTACTAATGGCGCCTGCGGCACCATGATCTTTACCCAGAACACCAACCTGACCCAGAGCGCCGTTTTCAATAACAACGGCTATATGCTGGTCCAGGGCGAGTTCAACACTCACCAGGGAACTTCTTATACCAACCGCGGCCGACTGACCGTAACCGGTAACTTCAATGTAGCTGGTTATTTCAGCAACCAGTACCAGGCAGTGTTCCTGGGCGGCCAAAGTAACTTCAACAACAGCAATGACTCTACCATCAACCTGCACACCATGTATTTTGCTGGCAAAGTAGCTGGTCAGACCCGCTTCCGTAACGAAGGCCTGGTATGGATCAAGAGTGATTTCAACTGGAACAGCAATGCTACCTTCCTGATCAACCGCCCTGCTGCTCAGCTGCGTGTTGGTGGTAAACTGGAGAACAATGGTATCATGCGTGGTACCGGCAGCCTCTGGGTCAATGATATCAACAACAACGGTACCCTGATCGGTGTCAGCACTAACGAACGCCTCACTGTGAACAGGCTGCCTAACAACGGTACCAAGACCAATATTACCCACCAGAGCGACCTGATCGCCAAAGACACTTCCGGTTATTCCGGTGGCCTGGCCAACCCTGACGTATGTACCAGCTCCCTGCCTATGATTGTATCTACCCTGCAGGCGGTATACAAAAACAACGCAGTACAACTGGACTGGTATACTGTTTCCGAGATCAACAGCAAACAATTTGTAATAGAATACAGCACTGACGGTGTTTCTTTCAAAGCTGGCGGTACTGTTGCAGCCAATGGTAACAGCAACTCCCGTATCAACTACAGCTATCGTTTCACCAACATCACCGGTTCTACCATGTACTTCCGCTTACTGCTGGTGGACCTGGACGGCAGCACTGATTACTCCAGCATTGCCATTGTAAAGATCAACGGCGGTGGTCAGAAACTGGTAGCCGAAGCTTATCCCAACCCCTTCACTGAAAAAGTGGACATCCAGCTTTCCCTTTCCCGGAAATCGGATATCGAAGTGAAACTGTTTGATATGAACGGTCGCATTGTGAAGAACCAGGTGTTCAGCGGCCAGAGCGGCAGCAACAGGATCAGCCTGAACAGCCTGTCTGCCCTGCGGAGCGGCATCTATGTCCTCTCTGTAGTAGCTGGCGAAGAAAAATGGATGCAGAAACTGGTGAAATAA
- a CDS encoding galactose mutarotase, protein MKLNMPGSESAASYDAIAASDLYLFELVNKRGVKLTFSPVGAALMSLLLPDSEGKTTDIVLGYDEPGLYLRDDYYLGAVVGRYANRITGNQVNINGTVYALRSKDERYHHHGGVEGFNKKLFKGRLLQEAGAAGVEFTYTSAHLEEGYPGEFRLTVKYLLTEDNEWVIEFNGLADRDTIVNTTQHAYFNLAGHASGGVEQHQLQLFANHYLPVNQLQVPTGVIAPVAGTVFDFTRSRPIGELLEQRDEQLVLGGGYDHSFVLESRHTPALKYAARVYQPVSGISMELWTTEPSVHFYAGNFLENVQGKQGAVYGRRAGFCLETQHFPDSPNQPAFPSTLLRAGQPYYSKTVFKFS, encoded by the coding sequence GTGAAATTGAATATGCCCGGCAGTGAAAGCGCTGCCAGTTATGATGCTATTGCCGCGTCCGATCTGTACCTGTTTGAACTGGTGAACAAGCGCGGCGTTAAACTGACTTTCTCGCCGGTAGGCGCGGCGTTGATGTCGTTGCTGCTTCCGGATAGCGAGGGAAAGACTACGGATATTGTGCTGGGCTATGATGAGCCCGGTTTGTATCTCAGGGACGACTACTACCTGGGAGCCGTGGTTGGCCGGTATGCTAACCGCATAACTGGTAACCAGGTAAATATTAACGGTACGGTATATGCGCTGCGTTCTAAAGATGAGCGGTATCATCACCATGGTGGTGTAGAGGGCTTTAATAAAAAGCTCTTCAAGGGGCGGTTGTTGCAGGAAGCCGGGGCTGCCGGTGTAGAATTCACGTATACCAGCGCCCACCTGGAAGAAGGATACCCCGGTGAATTCCGGCTTACGGTGAAATACCTGCTGACAGAGGATAATGAGTGGGTCATTGAGTTTAACGGGCTTGCAGACAGGGATACCATCGTTAATACAACCCAGCACGCCTATTTTAACCTGGCTGGCCATGCCTCGGGCGGTGTTGAGCAGCATCAGCTCCAGCTTTTTGCCAACCATTACCTGCCTGTTAACCAGCTGCAGGTACCTACAGGTGTTATTGCTCCCGTAGCGGGAACGGTGTTTGATTTTACCAGGTCCAGGCCAATAGGGGAGCTGCTGGAGCAGCGGGATGAGCAACTGGTGTTAGGCGGTGGTTATGACCATAGCTTTGTGCTGGAGAGCCGGCATACCCCTGCGCTGAAATATGCAGCTCGTGTATACCAGCCTGTCAGCGGTATCAGCATGGAGTTATGGACCACGGAACCCTCTGTTCATTTTTACGCCGGTAATTTTTTGGAGAATGTGCAGGGCAAGCAGGGGGCTGTGTATGGGCGGCGGGCCGGCTTCTGCCTGGAAACGCAGCATTTCCCGGATTCTCCCAATCAGCCAGCTTTTCCATCCACCCTGCTCAGGGCCGGACAGCCATATTATAGTAAAACAGTTTTTAAATTCAGTTAG
- a CDS encoding PKD domain-containing protein, which yields MKRNLYILCPLLCLALMTGSCKKDGGSGVKAVFSYVADGYKVNFTNFSTNAQTYLWDFGDGTSTAKSPQHIYTAKGDFLVKLTVTNGEESSFFADTVKVTGPNIKIDTDLSDWLYVGYSYENAESHAGTIRAVKAFAGPDDIFFYMEGTGDMKIDLFDMYIDADNNPATGFNTWMYPAGSGADFLLEGSSATATGGSVYLHQGNPADFSFTPTVSFADGMRFGPLTTVSGRKVMEFSIKKSALNSPKNRAVNFAFIELSTGWAQLGIIPESATPESKFITVPL from the coding sequence ATGAAAAGGAATCTATATATACTGTGTCCATTGCTCTGCCTGGCGCTGATGACAGGCTCCTGTAAAAAAGATGGAGGCAGCGGCGTAAAAGCTGTATTCAGCTACGTGGCTGATGGCTACAAAGTGAACTTTACCAATTTTTCCACCAATGCCCAAACCTATCTGTGGGATTTTGGCGATGGTACCTCAACGGCCAAATCGCCCCAGCATATTTATACGGCCAAGGGCGACTTCCTGGTGAAATTAACAGTGACCAATGGGGAAGAATCCAGTTTTTTTGCAGATACGGTAAAAGTTACAGGACCTAATATCAAGATCGATACTGATCTGTCGGACTGGCTCTATGTTGGCTATAGCTATGAAAATGCGGAAAGCCATGCGGGCACCATCAGGGCTGTAAAAGCCTTTGCAGGTCCTGATGATATTTTCTTCTACATGGAAGGAACTGGCGATATGAAAATAGACCTGTTTGACATGTATATTGATGCGGATAATAATCCTGCAACCGGTTTTAATACCTGGATGTATCCTGCCGGTTCCGGGGCAGATTTCCTGTTGGAAGGCTCTTCAGCTACCGCTACCGGTGGTTCCGTATACCTGCACCAGGGCAATCCTGCTGATTTCTCTTTTACACCTACGGTCAGTTTTGCGGACGGCATGCGTTTCGGGCCGCTGACCACGGTGTCAGGAAGGAAAGTGATGGAGTTCTCCATTAAGAAATCGGCCTTGAACAGTCCTAAGAACAGGGCAGTAAATTTTGCTTTTATTGAGCTGTCCACTGGCTGGGCCCAGTTAGGGATTATACCGGAATCTGCAACCCCTGAGTCAAAATTCATTACGGTCCCCTTATAA
- a CDS encoding RagB/SusD family nutrient uptake outer membrane protein: MNAKLLMMRSTKIFLSLLLLMHAVSCTKDLVPKDYAEINPAIFPKSADDIEAMVNACYYPLRGAWSNGIFSTSERGVMFLADAATEILFGKYGDQNLASLHNYRPTDVGFTRYYDEFYNKISLMTLTIDAIENSTVSAELKRKAIAEVRCARGLLAYTLFDLYGPLVVAPLDILKTPLKEQPLSRLTNAEMVKFISDDLEAAAENLPGPAEAQYGRFSKALAKMINIRLQLHEKNWGRVTELCNDIIGYNYFRLTADYKSMWDLDGAKASNEVIWAVPCDYAGTSENQWQLMVLPADFAPKGGYGTISSTWWFYDRFEAGDKRKEMLIAEYTGTGGTVYNRSSPGAILDKGPIPLKINADADRTTGLTTVDIIMYRYADVLLSKAEALANSSGTPSQEAMDLVNLVRDRAGLEDKLLANYASLTAFNDLILLERSHEFWCENGQYRADLIRHDKFVSRCVEVNQSQFTGPNKVVYPFSLTTVAEGKGAFIQNNGYN; the protein is encoded by the coding sequence ATGAATGCTAAATTACTGATGATGAGATCCACTAAAATATTCTTATCGCTGCTGCTGCTGATGCATGCTGTAAGCTGTACCAAGGACCTGGTCCCCAAGGATTATGCTGAAATAAACCCGGCTATATTCCCGAAATCGGCTGATGATATTGAAGCCATGGTCAATGCCTGTTATTATCCATTGCGGGGCGCCTGGTCCAATGGTATCTTTTCCACTTCCGAACGGGGCGTGATGTTCCTGGCGGACGCTGCCACCGAAATATTATTCGGCAAGTATGGCGACCAGAACCTGGCCAGCCTGCACAACTATCGCCCCACAGATGTTGGTTTTACCCGCTATTATGATGAGTTCTATAATAAGATCAGCCTGATGACCCTTACTATAGATGCCATTGAGAATTCAACCGTCAGCGCCGAGCTGAAACGCAAAGCCATCGCCGAAGTGCGTTGTGCCCGGGGGCTGCTGGCCTATACCTTATTTGACCTGTATGGACCGCTGGTGGTAGCCCCGCTGGATATCCTGAAAACACCGCTGAAGGAACAGCCGCTGTCCCGGCTCACCAATGCAGAAATGGTAAAGTTCATCAGCGACGACCTGGAAGCTGCTGCGGAAAACCTGCCGGGACCTGCGGAGGCGCAATATGGCAGGTTCAGCAAGGCCCTGGCAAAAATGATCAATATCAGGCTGCAGCTGCATGAAAAGAACTGGGGCCGTGTGACTGAACTGTGTAATGATATTATCGGGTATAATTATTTCAGGCTCACTGCTGATTACAAATCCATGTGGGACCTTGACGGCGCCAAAGCAAGCAATGAAGTGATCTGGGCCGTCCCCTGTGATTATGCGGGGACCAGTGAGAACCAATGGCAGCTGATGGTATTGCCCGCTGACTTTGCGCCCAAGGGCGGTTATGGCACTATCAGCAGCACCTGGTGGTTCTATGATCGTTTTGAAGCCGGCGATAAACGTAAAGAAATGCTGATTGCTGAATACACCGGCACCGGTGGTACGGTATACAATCGTTCCAGTCCCGGCGCTATCCTTGATAAAGGTCCCATCCCTTTAAAAATTAACGCGGACGCGGATCGTACAACGGGATTGACCACTGTGGATATTATTATGTACCGGTATGCAGACGTGCTTTTATCCAAAGCAGAAGCGCTTGCCAACAGCAGTGGTACGCCTTCACAGGAAGCCATGGACCTGGTGAACCTGGTGCGGGACCGTGCAGGGCTGGAAGATAAGCTGCTGGCCAATTATGCGTCCCTCACTGCTTTCAATGACCTGATCTTACTGGAGAGAAGTCATGAGTTCTGGTGCGAGAACGGCCAGTACCGTGCTGACCTGATCAGGCATGATAAATTTGTAAGCCGCTGTGTGGAAGTGAATCAATCACAGTTTACCGGCCCCAATAAAGTAGTGTATCCATTTTCACTGACCACCGTGGCGGAGGGCAAGGGTGCCTTCATTCAAAACAACGGTTATAACTGA
- a CDS encoding YbhB/YbcL family Raf kinase inhibitor-like protein translates to MAITIARLQLSSSAFEEGKRIPAVYTCEGRNINPPLSIQRLPEGTRSLALIVEDPDAPKQTFDHWVMWNIPVRETIDEDANPGINGVNSAGETGYIGPCPPSGVHRYYFHVFALDAELDLPAGINKEALLVAIESHVLARGSLMGTYEKKNKETE, encoded by the coding sequence ATGGCCATAACCATTGCCCGTTTGCAGTTATCCAGCAGTGCTTTTGAAGAAGGGAAGAGGATCCCCGCTGTATATACCTGCGAGGGCCGGAACATCAACCCGCCGCTCAGCATCCAGCGATTGCCGGAGGGTACCAGATCGCTGGCGCTGATTGTGGAGGATCCGGATGCGCCCAAACAAACTTTTGACCATTGGGTCATGTGGAATATTCCCGTCCGGGAAACTATTGACGAAGATGCCAATCCTGGGATCAACGGGGTGAATTCTGCTGGTGAGACCGGCTACATAGGCCCTTGCCCGCCCTCGGGTGTGCACCGCTATTACTTTCATGTATTTGCCCTGGATGCCGAGCTGGATCTGCCGGCCGGTATCAACAAAGAAGCCTTGCTGGTAGCTATTGAATCCCATGTGCTGGCCCGCGGCAGCCTGATGGGGACCTATGAGAAGAAGAACAAGGAAACGGAGTAA
- a CDS encoding TonB-dependent receptor, translated as MKLLQTTLVFVLMQCIVFVARAQERTVSGTVTAGQDGKPLSGVTVTVKGAALHTSTNDGGQFRINVTGNPTLIFSYIGYSSKEVEAGSNTTLNVVLFADDKALNEVVVVGYGTQKKSDLTGAVSSVKTRDLVMTSGPEIGAMLRGKVAGLTITQSSAQPGGGLNILIRGAGSINASNQPLFVVDGFPITDLQQPESGGRYQAGSMSILNSFNPNDIESIEVLKDASATSIYGSRAANGVVMITTKRGAEGKVRFQYSTQYTVQTYKNPFDVLPLNEWMQVYNDAGQEQWDFDNGVYPYGTKTRAEVLESGVAAYRKQYTQNAIDNVGRGTDWFDLVTRDGATMQHNLSMSGGTRATKYLISGSIYDQKGIIKNSDFKRYSFRINLDQELNKYVKVGLNLTTSRNDNDNTQLGGEQFENSGIIRAAIQQGPHIEAIDEDGNYPLNPKLALQPNPYSLLTITDQSRIERTLANAFVDIMPIQGLVVRLKAGMDRGITRRNSYIPKTTLHGALENGRAFISNSENDDYLLEATATYSKILLDDHKLELLAGASQQTFNRRANSEGATGFITDAFLWNNLGAGSIQLTPSSAASSNKMISYFGRLNYNFKGRYLLTATVRTDGASVFAVNNKWGTFPSAAVGWNIAEENFFGGLKSTLSQLKLRVSYGQTGNAQINTNAFAAYGAYPAWLSSEEARLIGVSLSRLENPDLKWETTTGINIGLDFALANGRVEGSIELFNNEISDLLNTKALNSYQAVNTVIANIGKTRSRGYEITINTRNIQTKDFQWRTMFVASHYKDTWLERTPDWKPAVYESEKDPIRALYSRVSDGIYQIGEKQPASQPQLIPGMIRMSDIDGFERDNNGNPVVDGNGRFIRTGAPDGIIDDADTRMMGTTDPSLMAGITNIFVYKNWSLNFDLNALFGRRMADPNYTAYGFSAYGIYNNGYNGLRTVKDRWTPTNPSTTVPSSYWGFSPYGTGDFFLQDAWFIRLQNVSLGYNLSPKLLGNVFTAARINFDAQNLFVITPYKGVDPETDVYTAAYPYIRSFTLGVNITF; from the coding sequence ATGAAGCTTCTCCAAACCACCCTGGTGTTTGTCCTCATGCAATGTATTGTTTTCGTAGCGCGCGCCCAGGAGCGTACGGTCTCGGGAACAGTAACTGCTGGCCAGGATGGCAAACCACTCAGTGGAGTCACTGTAACTGTAAAAGGTGCTGCCCTGCATACAAGTACAAATGACGGCGGGCAATTTCGTATCAATGTGACAGGCAATCCCACACTTATTTTTTCCTACATAGGATATAGCTCAAAAGAAGTTGAAGCAGGGAGCAACACCACCCTGAATGTTGTATTGTTTGCAGATGATAAAGCACTGAATGAAGTTGTTGTAGTTGGTTATGGTACACAGAAGAAAAGTGATCTTACCGGTGCTGTATCATCCGTAAAGACTAGGGACCTGGTCATGACTTCAGGCCCGGAAATTGGCGCTATGCTCAGAGGCAAGGTGGCCGGGTTGACCATTACCCAGAGCAGTGCGCAGCCAGGCGGGGGCCTGAATATCCTGATCCGCGGGGCCGGTTCTATCAATGCCAGCAACCAGCCTTTGTTTGTGGTGGATGGTTTTCCCATTACCGATCTGCAACAGCCGGAAAGCGGCGGCCGGTACCAGGCCGGTTCCATGAGTATTTTAAACTCGTTCAATCCGAATGATATAGAATCCATAGAAGTATTGAAAGATGCCAGCGCCACTTCTATCTACGGTTCCCGGGCCGCCAATGGTGTGGTGATGATCACTACCAAAAGAGGAGCGGAGGGTAAGGTGCGCTTTCAGTATTCTACCCAATACACGGTACAGACCTATAAGAATCCTTTTGACGTACTGCCTTTGAACGAATGGATGCAGGTGTATAATGACGCAGGGCAGGAGCAATGGGATTTTGACAATGGCGTATACCCTTATGGGACAAAGACAAGGGCAGAAGTGCTGGAAAGTGGCGTGGCCGCTTACCGGAAGCAGTATACCCAGAATGCCATTGATAATGTTGGCAGAGGTACGGACTGGTTCGACCTGGTTACCCGCGATGGGGCTACCATGCAGCATAATCTTTCCATGTCCGGTGGTACCAGGGCTACAAAGTACCTGATCTCCGGCAGCATTTACGATCAGAAAGGGATCATCAAAAATTCCGATTTTAAAAGATACTCGTTCCGGATCAACCTGGACCAGGAATTGAATAAATATGTAAAGGTGGGGCTGAACCTCACTACCAGCAGGAATGACAATGACAATACCCAACTGGGCGGTGAGCAGTTTGAGAATTCAGGTATTATCCGGGCCGCTATTCAGCAGGGGCCTCATATTGAAGCCATTGATGAGGACGGTAATTATCCGCTGAATCCCAAGCTGGCGCTTCAACCTAATCCTTACTCCCTGCTGACCATTACGGATCAAAGCCGGATAGAGCGGACGCTGGCCAATGCATTTGTTGATATCATGCCCATCCAGGGGCTGGTGGTCCGGCTGAAGGCCGGTATGGACCGCGGCATCACCCGCAGGAACAGCTATATCCCCAAAACAACCCTGCACGGGGCGCTGGAAAATGGTCGGGCCTTCATTTCAAACAGTGAGAACGATGATTATCTCCTGGAGGCCACAGCCACCTACAGCAAAATCCTGCTGGATGATCATAAACTGGAGCTGTTGGCTGGTGCTTCGCAGCAGACCTTCAACAGGCGGGCAAACAGTGAGGGCGCCACAGGATTTATCACGGACGCTTTTCTCTGGAATAACCTTGGCGCCGGAAGCATACAGCTGACGCCATCCTCGGCAGCTTCTTCCAATAAAATGATCTCCTACTTCGGCCGGCTGAACTATAATTTCAAGGGACGGTATTTACTGACAGCCACTGTGCGTACAGACGGCGCCAGTGTTTTTGCCGTCAATAACAAATGGGGCACTTTCCCTTCTGCAGCCGTTGGCTGGAATATTGCGGAGGAGAATTTCTTTGGTGGTTTGAAGAGTACGCTGTCGCAACTGAAACTGCGCGTCAGCTATGGTCAGACTGGCAACGCCCAGATCAATACCAATGCCTTTGCAGCTTATGGGGCTTACCCCGCCTGGTTGTCCAGCGAGGAAGCAAGGCTGATAGGTGTTTCTTTGTCGCGCCTTGAAAACCCTGACCTGAAATGGGAAACAACTACGGGGATCAATATTGGTCTTGATTTCGCCCTGGCCAACGGCAGGGTAGAAGGTTCAATTGAGCTGTTCAATAATGAGATATCCGACCTGCTGAACACCAAAGCGCTGAACTCTTACCAGGCGGTGAATACGGTGATTGCCAATATCGGCAAAACGCGCAGCCGTGGGTATGAGATCACCATCAATACCCGCAATATCCAGACGAAGGATTTCCAGTGGCGCACCATGTTTGTAGCGTCTCATTATAAGGATACCTGGCTGGAGCGTACGCCCGACTGGAAGCCTGCTGTTTATGAAAGTGAAAAAGATCCAATCAGGGCGCTGTATTCCCGTGTGTCTGACGGCATTTACCAGATCGGCGAGAAACAGCCCGCTTCCCAGCCCCAGCTTATTCCCGGTATGATCCGGATGAGTGATATAGATGGTTTTGAACGGGATAACAATGGCAATCCTGTGGTAGATGGCAATGGCCGCTTTATCAGGACCGGAGCGCCGGATGGTATTATTGATGATGCAGATACCCGCATGATGGGCACTACTGATCCCAGCCTGATGGCCGGCATCACAAATATTTTTGTGTACAAGAACTGGTCGCTCAATTTTGACTTGAATGCCCTGTTCGGCCGGCGGATGGCGGATCCCAACTATACCGCCTATGGCTTCAGCGCCTACGGTATTTACAATAACGGGTACAATGGCCTGCGCACCGTAAAGGACCGCTGGACGCCCACCAATCCCTCCACTACTGTACCGTCTTCTTACTGGGGCTTTTCGCCCTATGGAACAGGAGATTTCTTTTTGCAGGATGCCTGGTTCATAAGGCTGCAGAACGTTTCCCTGGGTTATAATCTTTCCCCCAAACTGCTGGGCAATGTGTTTACGGCAGCCCGCATCAATTTTGACGCACAGAATCTTTTCGTCATAACACCTTATAAAGGGGTGGACCCGGAGACCGATGTCTATACGGCCGCCTATCCCTATATCAGGTCATTTACACTGGGAGTGAACATTACCTTTTAA